DNA sequence from the Vanrija pseudolonga chromosome 7, complete sequence genome:
CCAACTTTGCCATTGCGACCCGGCTCAAGCCCATCaacggcacgccgcccgGCATTCTTGGATGCCTGATCGACATCACCGACCGCGTGCAGAAGGAGGCGCTGCAGAAGGACCGGCTGCTCGAGTCGGAGCAGCGCCGcatcgaggccgtcgaggctaAGCGGCAGCAGGAGGAGCTGATTGACATTGTGtcgtgagtgtggcgtggGCGTGCGTCAGGCAATGCTGAAGGCTCTACAGGCATGAAATGCGCAACCCCATCAGCAGCTTGATGCAGATAAGTATCGCAAGTGGtctttgtcgacgccgcgtgcTGACGTCCGCACTGCTCCTCGCTGGTCAAGACCAACCTCGTGACATTGCAGCGAGAAATCGAGGAGGCGACGCAGAGCGACAAGGGCCTGCATCCCACCTCCGATCTCatggccgacctcgccgaggacctcgaggccctcgacaGCATCTACCAGTGCGCGTTGACGCAGGAGCGGATCAGCAACGACGTGCTCTCGCTCGGCAAGATCCAGATGAACACGCTCGAGATCAAGGAGTCCGAGTACGCCGTGCAGAGTGAGGCGCACCGACTCGTATCCACCTTCCagagcgaggcgcgcgccaaCAAGCTCGAGCTGCTACTCGACCTCGGGAGCAGCTTTGACCGCCTGCGCATCCACAGCGTGTACCTCGACCCCGTGCGCTTCGGGCAGGTGGTGACCAACCTCGTGTCCAACGCGGTGCGGTTCACGTCCACGAGCCCCGTGCGACGGGTGCAGCTGTCGCTCGATATCGGGTTCCGCCGTCCAGAGGCGAACAGCTGCACCAAGCCtccaggcgacgacgggcccgAGGGGGGCCCAGTCAGCGAACACACCCCGCTGTATCTGTTTGCCACGGTATCCGACACTGGGCCCGGCATGACACCGGCCGATACCGAGGCCCTGTTCAAGCGCTTCACGCACGAAGGGTCCGATAAGCAGACAGTCTTCGGCGGGATCGGCCTCGGCCTATTCGTGTGCCGCAAGCTTACGGAGCTTATGGGCGGGCGTATCGAAGTCGAGAGCGTGTACGGCCAGGGCACGACGTTCAACTTCTTTGTCCAGGTCCGCCCTCGGCTGAACCGACCCAAGCTGCCCCCCAAGACGCCTTCAAAGGCCACCAAGCTCCAGTGCAAGGCGCGcgtgctggtggtggaggaTAATGTCATCAACTGCAAGGTGTTGTGCCGGCAGCTGGGTATCGCCGGGGCTACGGTCCAGAGTGAGTCGGGTCTagcgagccgagcgagggTGGTCTGATATATCGTGTCGGCCGTGCTAACCCTTGGTCCCAGGCGTCGTAAACGGCTTGGAAGCTTGGAACCTCCTGAGCGAGACGCAGAAgcccggcagcagcgcgccgttCGACTGCGTGCTCATGGACCTCGAAATGCCCGTGATGGACGGGTACACTGCCACGCGGctggtgcgcgaggcggaagcGACGGGTGCTCTGGACCGtacggtcgtcgtcgcgcttaGTAAGTAATAGTAGTAGCGAGGCCAGTGCCGTTAGTATCCTAGCTAACATCACTGCAGCCGGAAACGCGCGGCAGGCGCAGATCGAGTCTGCTATggccgactttgacgccgTCATCGTCAAGCCGTACCGGCTCGGCATACTGCTCCGGGTGATTGAAGTGTCGGCGGATGTGGGCAGCGACGTGCCTGGGGACCGCGTCAAGCGcgttgccgaggtcgtgggGCAGAGCGGAGAGTAGGCAGGAATGGAATAGGAAGGGCGTGCATTGTATTGTACCAACTGTTGTATATGAGATAACCACGTGAGGGACTCGAGTATGGGGCTGCTGCGCTGTGCGACTGACGCCATGGTCGCGCTGGTCACTTCCGCCTGGGTTTCGGTCAGGTGCAACGCGGCAGGGAATGCGACGCCGCTGTCTCGGAGCGTTGTAGAGGCACCTCGTCTCATGTGCAGACGGTTGTTGTAGCAGAGAGAGACGGAAGTGACCCCAGTTATCGCGACCAAGGGGGTGTGGTGACTGGTATACCCGTCACGCGCAAAAGTGGTACTGCCACGGTCATTTCAAGAAATGTTCGGCCCTTTCAAGTCATTCGGCCTTTCCAAACATCACTCAACCTTGCTTGTCTCTCGCCCACCTCTTGGCTTTGCCCTCTTGAccttgctgctgttgccgcctCCCCGTGTCAAATTCATGGCTCTGCCGAGACcggcacggcggcagcagccacggcacaactgacaccccccaccccaccccagcagcacccacaAGCACGCTGACCCACGACGCCTGCTACTCACCACTCGACTGACCCCAGCCAGGTGGCCCTCCCTCGCTGCACGCACCACTCACAGGCATGCGTCGGGTAAACAACCTTGCACGCAACATCCATccgacccaccacccccactgCTGCTGACCACCtgcacccacctcgagcaccaccgcccccgTTTTCTCTCTCTGCTCATATATCCATGTctgtcgacgcggcgccatGGTGCAGGAAATATCTCCAACCAAAGACGCTGCACGGCCACGGCAGCATCATCACACCAGCACACACAAAGACACCTttgccgccaccaccaccaccatgccgaTCGCGACCAAGACAAGCCCGTACCACCAGCCCCGGCAGCACGACCGGGCGCACGTCGAGTCGACGCCCGCGGGCTCGAGCCTGCCGGtcattgtcgtcggcgctggtcCTTCCGGaatggcgacggcgctcggcctcggcgcgcgcgggatCAAGGTCACCGTCCTCGAGGCTggcacggccgcgagctacggctcgcgcgcgacctgctACTCGCGGCACACGCAGGAGATTGCCGACCGGCTAGGCTACGGCGACTTgctggcgtcgcgcgcggtcgGGTGGGTCGGCGGGCGCAGCTTCTaccgcgaccgcgaggtGCTGCACTTCACCATGCCGCACGAGCCGCACAGCTTCCGCCCGCCAATGGTCAACATCGGCCAGAGCGAGTACGAGGAGATGCAGCTGCACGCTGTTGCGCGGAATCCAAACGTCACGATCCTGTGGGGCGTGGCCGTCACTGGCGTCGCGCccgacgcgagcggcgtgaCATTGACGGTTGACacggtcgacggcgagcgcacgctgcgcgccgaccgcgtcgtggcgggcgacggcgcgcgcagcaaggtgcgcaacgcgctcggcctgcacaTGAGCGGCACGGCATACGAGGGGCGATATGTCATCGCCGACATTCACTGGAAGTCGCCCCTGCCCACACAGCGCATGGTGTGGTTCGACCCGCCCAGCAACCCCGGCTCAACGGTCATCATGCACAAGCAGCCCGACGACATCTGGCGTATCGACTACCAGCTGAGCCCGAAGGACGATACGACCGAGGAGACgacgcgcgaggcggtgatTGCACGTGTGACCAAGCACCTCGCATGGCTCGAGAACAACGGCACCATCACCAAGGAGCCGTGGACGCTCGAGTGGCAGGGATACTACAAGGCCCTGTCGGTCGCGCTGCCAGAGTTTGTTCACGGGCGCGTCATCTTTaccggcgacgcggcgcacctCGTCCCGATCTTTGGCGTGCGTGGGCTCAACTCGGGCATGGAGGACGGGGACGTGCTCGCGTGGATgctggccgccgtcatcaacggcgacgccgacgagtcgCTCCTCAACGCCTACTCTAtcgagcggcgcgacgcaTGGGAGCAGAACATTGGCAGCGCCAACAAGAGCACGCTGGtcatgacgccgagctcggagGGCTACCGCatgacgcgcgacgcgctgctgcaggTGTCTGCCGTCATGCCAGAGTTCAGCCACCTCATCGACCCGCGCcagtcgacggcgacgcacgcgcggcgctcacCACTCGCCATCAAGCTCGACACGCCGGGCCTCATCTCCGGCGACCCCCTCGAGGACAGGCGGATCACGCTCGACGGGCGCGACACGAGCCTGcacacggcgcgcgggaCCGCGTTTGGCGTGTACGCTGTCGGGCCCATCGACGGTAgcaccgtcgccggcgtcgccgagcggctgcagcgcgccctcccccaccagAGCGTGCACACGCTCGTGCTCAACCCCGGGAATGACGGAGGCGCAGCGGCCGCATGGGGCCTCGCGCCGGGCCAGTTCCTCATCGTCCGACCGGATGGCATCATCCTCACGCGCGGCGACCAGGCCGCCCTGGGTGACATTGAGGGCGCgctctcggcggcgcgcaaggtGCCCGGcagcccagcgccagcatCGCCGGCATCGCGCGGGACTACGCCCGACCCGGTACGCCTCACCGACGCGCAGAAGGCGCGGGAACAGGTCTGGCTCGAGCTGTCGGCCGCACTAGACGCCaacagcgccggcgcgaacAGCAGcactggtgctggtgctgacCGCGAAGCGTTCCTcacccgcctcgcgcttgtgctcggtgccgacgtcggccccgagcgcctcgccgacgtgctcgcaAAGCTGAGCATTGTGCAGTAGTAGTCAATCGTTGTAACATTCATCGCATATGCATGTGGCATGGGAGGGCGGGTGGCgcaggagggggaggggaggagggcgggcCGGTGGCCAGGCGTGACccaaggcagcagcagcagcagcagcagaaggAGCAACAACAGCCACCTCACCTCGAGCAGAGCTGCATTGTCTACTTCCCGAGACTAGCACGATCGCAGCGCTAGAGCTCGATGGACGCCGTAACTCTTCCAGAACGCCGGTGCAACCAACAAACAAACGCAGGTGCTATCGCAGCCTCGAGCGCATCTCATGAAGCAGGCAGGAAGGCAAGCgtcccgccgctgccgttgccgccgcccacggcaCCGCGGCAGCACCGATCGATCGACGCTGAATAGGCCCTCGtaggcagcgagcgagccgccgcATTGCATTGCCGTGAGCCGCGGCTGCTAGCTggcttgctggctggctgggtgccGCTGACTCAGTCAACGGTTGCCACTACCTACCTCGCCGCGGCTGTTGGCCGGCGGTATCACTCCGTTCCAGTAAGTGTTGACCCGCTGTAATGGGCGGTAGCGTCGCGACCaagccggcggcaacggcttgtcgtcgccgacagAGTCGCGACAGAGCGTCCCGACAAGCATGTAGCATTCCGCACTCCGTTGATCGTGTGCATATCGCCCCGAGTCATGTACAACGTGTAATGCCCCGACTGAGCGCCAAGCGACATGTCACCTGCCGACTGCTGTCGTCGGGAGTGAGGCTCCCGACATCGGCATCTGGTCGGCAGCCTCCCTCCCATCGCGGGGTATATGACCAGCATCGTCAGGTGTCACTCTCCCCAGCATCATAAGCACGCAGCGAGCACAAGCATGGTATCGCAGCCTTTCAACGTtgtgctcctcggcgccggagACGTCAACTTTGGTGCGTgtggcgggcgtgggcgtgggcgagcgtTGCTGACGACAGAGTAGGCACGCCCGAGGGCCCTTGGTGTCATGTAAGTGacgccggcaaggaggaAGGTAGCTGACGTGCCCAGACGACGAGACTGGAGCGGTACGTCGAGAGCTGTGGCAGGACTGACCCCGCAGCAAGCTCGGATCCCGCCtcaacgtcgtcggcctggtcgaCCCGTTcgtccagcgcgccgaggagcggcTGGCGGTGAAGCGCGAGGCCGGAGTGGAGGGTTACGACCGCACCGAGGTATTCCCCAGcatcgaggcggccggcaaAGCCTTGATCGGgggtcgcgcgccggcgtaAGTGCCACTTTCACTCACTGCCGAACGCCAGCTCACTGCCCAGCCTCATCGTCGCAGGCGTGCAGCCCAAGATCCGCGGTTCTCCTCACGCGGGGCGGGATGTCGAGCTCCAGGTCCAGCGTGCGTTCGGGACCACGCCCCTGTTTGTGGAGAAGccaatctcctcctccccggTGCCCGAGGTGCGCCAGGTCTCcaaggccctcggcggcacgctcaCCAGCGTGGGCTACATGTTCCGATACCTTGAGGGTACGTGGCGCgtcgccttgtcggcggccacGGGGACGCGGGCTGACAGTCAAAGCCGTGCAGACCATTCGTCGGCTggtgcgcgagcacgacctACAGATCACAGCCACGGTCGCGCAGTACTACATGGCCTAGTGGGTCTCTTCATCGCCCCGAGCTGACAGAAGCGAGCACGCAGGCTCGATGGAGCGGCACGCAGTTTACTttgacctcgggctcgaggttGGGCGTAGGTCACATGCAGGTACGCTATGCGGCTGACATTAGCCATCGTGGAGCAGGCGACGCACGTCGTAGACTTGTGCGTCTACCTCGCGGGCGACGCTGTCGAGGGAAGCGTCCACACGCACACGCTCGAAGTCGACGAAGGGCCCGGGGCGCTCTCCAAGCTCGAGTTCTCGGACGAGATCGCCACTGCACGCCATATTCCGCGGGTCACCACCGCCGTGTGGAAGTACGCCAGCGGGGCCGTGGCCAGCTTTgtgcacggcgtcgcgctgcacgacggcgactacGAGACTGAGCTCGTGGTCCTGGCCGACGGGTGGAAGTTCAAGCTTGTCGACCCCTACGGCGTGCCCCGCCTCCATGTGCGTCGTCCCGGCAACCCGCAGGAAGAGATCACGGTCttcaaggacgacgacccgttCTTCAGCGAGATGGCGACGTTTATCGACGTTATTGAGGGGGTGTTGCCGCGTACCGCTATCCTCTCGAgctacgacgacgcgatcaaGACGTATGAGCTGGTAAGTGACTGC
Encoded proteins:
- the SPBC12C2.04_1 gene encoding putative protein, producing the protein MVSQPFNVVLLGAGDVNFGTPEGPWCHTTRLERKLGSRLNVVGLVDPFVQRAEERLAVKREAGVEGYDRTEVFPSIEAAGKALIGGRAPALIVAGVQPKIRGSPHAGRDVELQVQRAFGTTPLFVEKPISSSPVPEVRQVSKALGGTLTSVGYMFRYLEVKAVQTIRRLVREHDLQITATVAQYYMAYEHAGSMERHAVYFDLGLEVGPIVEQATHVVDLCVYLAGDAVEGSVHTHTLEVDEGPGALSKLEFSDEIATARHIPRVTTAVWKYASGAVASFVHGVALHDGDYETELVVLADGWKFKLVDPYGVPRLHVRRPGNPQEEITVFKDDDPFFSEMATFIDVIEGVLPRTAILSSYDDAIKTYELTWAIRSDGERKRDERRARAKVNGSPNGNGVA
- the mhpA gene encoding 3-(3-hydroxy-phenyl)propionate/3-hydroxycinnamic acid hydroxylase, which translates into the protein MPIATKTSPYHQPRQHDRAHVESTPAGSSLPVIVVGAGPSGMATALGLGARGIKVTVLEAGTAASYGSRATCYSRHTQEIADRLGYGDLLASRAVGWVGGRSFYRDREVLHFTMPHEPHSFRPPMVNIGQSEYEEMQLHAVARNPNVTILWGVAVTGVAPDASGVTLTVDTVDGERTLRADRVVAGDGARSKVRNALGLHMSGTAYEGRYVIADIHWKSPLPTQRMVWFDPPSNPGSTVIMHKQPDDIWRIDYQLSPKDDTTEETTREAVIARVTKHLAWLENNGTITKEPWTLEWQGYYKALSVALPEFVHGRVIFTGDAAHLVPIFGVRGLNSGMEDGDVLAWMLAAVINGDADESLLNAYSIERRDAWEQNIGSANKSTLVMTPSSEGYRMTRDALLQVSAVMPEFSHLIDPRQSTATHARRSPLAIKLDTPGLISGDPLEDRRITLDGRDTSLHTARGTAFGVYAVGPIDGSTVAGVAERLQRALPHQSVHTLVLNPGNDGGAAAAWGLAPGQFLIVRPDGIILTRGDQAALGDIEGALSAARKVPGSPAPASPASRGTTPDPVRLTDAQKAREQVWLELSAALDANSAGANSSTGAGADREAFLTRLALVLGADVGPERLADVLAKLSIVQ